In Planctomycetaceae bacterium, the sequence GCGCCGTGCGCCCTTCCTTGACGACGATGTTGGTGTCTTTGACGCCCTTGACGTTGGTGGCGACGGGCTCGATCTCAACCTTCTCGAACAGCCGCGTCTCTTCCAGGCGGTTCTTCGATTCCTTGACGGCTGTGCTGTTGAAAATCTGCTCGGGGAAGAATCGCAGCTCGCGGCGGATGATGCGTCCCTGGGTGATGTTGTTGCCGCGGATGTTGATCTGCCCGATGCGGTACTGGTCTTTCTCGACGATGGTGAAGACGACGTTGAGGACGGCGGGCTTGGCGGCGCCCTCGTCGATGCCCATCGCCCAGGCCGGGACCGGCGCCGTCGGGGCCAGGAACTGGCGGCTGGCCCGCACCTGGGCCTCGATGTAGCCCACCTCGCCGTAGGTGTCCTGGACGTTCTGGACGGACTGCTTGAGCCTCTCGGCGGTGAAGAACGAGCCCTGGCTGAGGGAGATCCGCCCGGCCAACTGCTCGTTGGAGATGACGGTGTTGCCCTTGAAGATCACCTCGTTGACGCGGTAGCGCGGGCCTTCCTTCATGATGAACCGGACGGCGACCTGGGTCTTGTCGAACGAGAACTCGAGCTCGCGTCCGGCTTCGGCGTCCAGGAATCCCTCGTCGCGGTAGAAATTTCTAAGAGCCGTTACGTCCTGGGCGAGCTGGTCGGTGTCCAGAAAGCCCGGGAAGATCGGCCAAAAGCGCTTGCGCGTCGAGATCTTCTGACCGAGGATCAGCCCCGAGTAATGCTCGTTGCCGACGAACTCGACCTTGTTGATCGTGACGCGCGGACCTTCGACGATCTTGTAAACGGCCCGTTTTTCCTTCTCCAATGCCGCGTGATCCACCGTTACGCTGGCGAAGTAGTAGCCGCTGGAGCGATACTTGTTCAGCATCGCTTCCTGACCGGCCTGTACCGAGGCGACGTTGAGCGGAGCCGAGGCCCCGAACGGAAGCACGCCGGTGAGCTGCTCTTCGGTAAACTCCTTGTTGCCGACGATCTGCACGCGCGAGACCAGCGGACGCTCCTGGACGATATACGTCACGATCACGCCGCGGTCGGTTTGCGTCTTGGTAGCCACGACCGAAGTGAACTGCCCCGTCTCCAGCAGCGCTTGCTTGTCGCTGCGGACCAGGTCGTCGCTGTACGGTTGCCCCAGACCGGTCTTGACGTGTGCCAGCACCGCCTCGGCCGTCATGCGCCGGTTGCCCTCGACGCGCACGTCGATGACCTTGTCGCGACCGTTCTGGGCCTGGGCATGGCTGCAGAACCCCAGCATGACCGCTATGGCAAGCATGCAGGCCCGCGATATCCGATTGCATCGGTTGATTGCGTACACCGTGTTACCCCGATCCGGGGGCGTCCCTGCCGGCCTTCCATTCGTTCGCGTGAGCAACAATGCCTCAAACCGGCGATACTCCATATCACAGCCGGCTCAAGTCAGGAACAATACAAGCCCGCCCAGGCAATGTCAACGTGGTAGCGGAGGAATTATCCGACGGTCCGGAAATCTTTAGGAAATCTGGAGAAAATATTCTCTTTTTCCGTGCCAGGACACCCGTCCATTAGCGGTCGAGCTTGCTCGACGCGGTTGCTCGCATCCTCAGAAACCGCGCGGAGCAAGCTCCGCCGCTAACCTTTTTCCCGCAGCTTCTTCGCCCATTCCAGGTACGCGGCGATGTGCTTCTCGTACCCGCGGTCGGTGGGCTGGTAGTACGTTCGGTCGACGCCGAGGTAATCCTGGTCGGGGCTGATCCCGCCGGCGAAGTCGTGGCTGTACTGGTACCCCTCGGCGTTGCCCAGTTGCTCGCGCATCCCCGGGTGCGGGGCGTTGCGCAGGTGACGCGGCACCGGAAGCGTCCGCCCGGTGCGGACGTCGTCCGTCGCCGCCGAGATCGCCTTGTACGAGGCGTTGCTCTTGGGGGCCGTGGCCATGTAGATCGCCGCCTGCGCCAGCGTGAGCTGGCACTCGGGCATGCCGATGCGCTCGACAATGGCGTACGCGCTGGCCGCGACGGTGATCGCCCGCGGGTCGGCGTTGCCGATGTCTTCGCTGGCCAGGATGCTGATCCGTCGGGCGATGAACCGCGGGTCTTCGCCGGCCGTCAGCATCCGGGCCAGCCAGTACACCGCCGCGTCGGGGTCGCTGCCGCGCATCGACTTGATGAACGCGCTGATGGCGTCGTAGTGCATGTCGCCGGTGCGGTCGTACTGGATTGCCTTTTGCTGGATCGACTCCTGGGCGACGGCCATGTCGAAGGCGACGGGCTTATCGCTGCCGGTGTGCGTGACCTGGCTCATCACCCCGACCTCCAACGCCGTCAGCGCCCGGCGGGCGTCGCCGTCGGAGATCTTCGCCAGGTGCGCCAGGGCCTCGTCGGTGGCCTGGACGTTGATGGCGCCCAGGCCGCGATCGTCGTCGGCCAGCGCCCGCCGCAGCAGGGCGGCGATCTGCTCTTCGCCCAGCGGTTTGAACTCGAAGACCGTCGAGCGGGATAGCAGCGGCGAGTTGATGGTGAAGAACGGGTTTTCCGTCGTGGCGCCGATGAGGAT encodes:
- the bamA gene encoding outer membrane protein assembly factor BamA, producing MLAIAVMLGFCSHAQAQNGRDKVIDVRVEGNRRMTAEAVLAHVKTGLGQPYSDDLVRSDKQALLETGQFTSVVATKTQTDRGVIVTYIVQERPLVSRVQIVGNKEFTEEQLTGVLPFGASAPLNVASVQAGQEAMLNKYRSSGYYFASVTVDHAALEKEKRAVYKIVEGPRVTINKVEFVGNEHYSGLILGQKISTRKRFWPIFPGFLDTDQLAQDVTALRNFYRDEGFLDAEAGRELEFSFDKTQVAVRFIMKEGPRYRVNEVIFKGNTVISNEQLAGRISLSQGSFFTAERLKQSVQNVQDTYGEVGYIEAQVRASRQFLAPTAPVPAWAMGIDEGAAKPAVLNVVFTIVEKDQYRIGQINIRGNNITQGRIIRRELRFFPEQIFNSTAVKESKNRLEETRLFEKVEIEPVATNVKGVKDTNIVVKEGRTAQFLVGVGVSTNAGLLGNISFTQRNFDLFAPAKGFRGAGQTLSIVAEPGTEMMRFYVDWFEPYLFDQPYSLGARMFAWTRQREDWDETRVGGLMTLGHKFIGHWFGQVAARIEAVDISDVSTDVSREIRDEEGWHSLVGIKPTLIRDRTDSRWLPSKGDRLEVSYEQVFGTSTFGKLEGEYHYYHTLATDALDRKHILASRVSAGQILGDAPFFERYYGGGIGSIRGFKYRGISPRGSNGDDPIGGDFMFFAGTEYSFPIVGKNLRGVVFLDTGTVTSDFGFSDYRASIGTGLRWVVPMLGPVPLSLDVAFPILKGDDDDTQILSFSVGATF
- a CDS encoding replication-associated recombination protein A, translating into MDLLRQTEEAAIAANAPLAVRMRPRTLDEILGQEDFLGEGKMLRRMLAADRLSSLVFFGPPGSGKTTLARVIADHCSAAFHELNGASASVKDVREVIEQARVRLGSGGRRTVLFIDELHRFNRAQQDVLLNDVENGVIILIGATTENPFFTINSPLLSRSTVFEFKPLGEEQIAALLRRALADDDRGLGAINVQATDEALAHLAKISDGDARRALTALEVGVMSQVTHTGSDKPVAFDMAVAQESIQQKAIQYDRTGDMHYDAISAFIKSMRGSDPDAAVYWLARMLTAGEDPRFIARRISILASEDIGNADPRAITVAASAYAIVERIGMPECQLTLAQAAIYMATAPKSNASYKAISAATDDVRTGRTLPVPRHLRNAPHPGMREQLGNAEGYQYSHDFAGGISPDQDYLGVDRTYYQPTDRGYEKHIAAYLEWAKKLREKG